The following are from one region of the Alicyclobacillus fastidiosus genome:
- the hprK gene encoding HPr(Ser) kinase/phosphatase translates to MTEDRGVSVRQLVKDLDLHVFNEDSDLDRVIQTLDINRPGLALAGYLRYHPAERVQVLGRTELSFLRGMNEREQALRVFAFCSYQQTPCILVTRGDAPPTVLLREAAAKRIPVLGTNMVTTRLTATLSTYLEERLAPETLVHGVLVDVYGIGILITGSSGIGKSETGLELIKRGHRLVADDAVVIRQISDERLVGTAPPLLQHLLEIRGLGVLNAMTLFGAGAVRTHKKIALVIHLEAWRENVAYDRLGIEQHTMKILDLEVPLVTVPVRPGRNLAVIVEVAAMNFRLKGMGYDAAKSFTEELAEAIAAQGEGEK, encoded by the coding sequence AGTGTTCGCCAGCTAGTGAAAGATTTGGACCTACATGTTTTCAACGAGGACTCGGACCTCGACAGGGTGATTCAAACCCTGGATATCAACCGACCTGGGCTGGCCTTGGCGGGATACCTTCGGTATCACCCTGCGGAACGCGTCCAGGTCCTGGGCCGCACAGAGTTGTCTTTCCTACGTGGCATGAACGAGCGAGAACAGGCCTTGCGCGTGTTTGCGTTCTGCTCGTATCAACAAACGCCGTGTATTCTCGTCACCCGTGGTGACGCACCGCCGACCGTCCTGTTGCGGGAAGCTGCGGCTAAGCGGATTCCCGTCCTCGGGACCAATATGGTGACGACTCGCCTCACGGCGACGCTCTCGACGTACCTTGAAGAGCGCCTCGCCCCTGAGACGCTGGTCCACGGCGTGTTGGTCGACGTGTATGGGATCGGCATTCTGATTACTGGTTCTAGCGGCATTGGTAAGAGCGAGACGGGACTGGAATTGATTAAACGCGGACACCGTCTAGTCGCAGACGATGCGGTAGTCATCCGCCAAATTTCAGACGAAAGGCTCGTCGGCACGGCACCTCCGTTGCTGCAGCACCTACTTGAAATTCGCGGACTGGGCGTGCTCAATGCGATGACGCTGTTCGGAGCTGGCGCCGTTCGCACACATAAAAAGATCGCCTTGGTCATTCATCTCGAAGCCTGGCGCGAAAATGTGGCGTACGATCGCTTAGGCATCGAACAGCACACGATGAAAATTCTCGATCTCGAGGTGCCACTTGTGACGGTTCCGGTTCGTCCAGGGCGAAACCTAGCGGTTATCGTCGAAGTCGCCGCGATGAACTTCCGCCTGAAAGGCATGGGCTACGATGCGGCCAAATCGTTCACAGAGGAACTCGCCGAAGCCATCGCTGCACAGGGTGAAGGAGAGAAGTAA
- the argS gene encoding arginine--tRNA ligase: MKAVKATIAKALQPVTGLDEDTLIQMLEYPPNPELGDLALPCFKLAKTLRKNPAEIAQTLAEALVQTPAVAAAEPAGGFLNISLARLPFANEIVNVGAVDTHALFSSDRNKGHKAAVDYSSPNIAKPFGVGHLRSTIIGESIVRLMREDGYEVVGINHLGDWGTQFGKTIAAYLKWGDEATVRADPVRELFKLYVRFHEEAERDPALEDEGRYWFKQLEDGNEQAVSLWQWFIDESLKAFKQTYALLNVSFDHYLGESFYNDKMDAVVEELIAAKLLVEDAGAEVVDLSAYDMPPCIIKKSDGTSIYATRDLAAAAYRHDKLGADTLIYVVGGEQRLHFQQLFKVLELMGKPYANRAQHVSFGMMKFNGARLSTRRGHVVYLEDVLAKAIDEAQKIIEEKNPNLANKDAVATSVGVGAVVFNDLKTYRIHDVDFRYEDVLNFDGETGPYVQYTHARACSVLRKSNEGEETMRLDMNALGGDDEGANALNDSEWALVLQLAQANEALNRAVDEYDPSVMARYTLQLCHAFNRFYHHNPILQSESVQRTRRLAMTLATRNVLARALYLIGMDAPNEM, encoded by the coding sequence GTGAAAGCGGTCAAGGCCACAATAGCCAAGGCACTTCAGCCTGTTACAGGATTAGATGAAGATACTCTGATTCAAATGCTCGAATACCCACCCAATCCAGAGTTGGGCGATCTCGCGCTCCCATGCTTCAAGCTGGCGAAGACGTTGCGTAAGAACCCAGCTGAAATCGCTCAAACCCTCGCCGAAGCGCTCGTTCAAACACCGGCCGTCGCAGCGGCGGAGCCAGCGGGCGGATTTCTCAACATCTCACTGGCGCGTCTGCCCTTCGCGAACGAGATCGTAAATGTCGGGGCTGTAGATACGCATGCGCTGTTCTCGTCGGATCGAAACAAGGGGCACAAGGCTGCCGTCGATTACTCCTCACCGAACATCGCCAAGCCGTTTGGCGTCGGGCACTTGCGATCGACCATCATTGGGGAATCGATTGTCCGGCTGATGCGCGAAGACGGCTATGAAGTCGTTGGCATCAACCACCTTGGCGATTGGGGGACACAGTTTGGCAAGACCATCGCCGCCTACTTGAAGTGGGGCGACGAAGCGACTGTTCGCGCCGACCCTGTGCGGGAACTGTTTAAGCTGTACGTGAGGTTCCACGAGGAGGCAGAGCGAGACCCGGCGCTCGAGGACGAGGGCCGTTACTGGTTCAAACAACTCGAAGATGGCAACGAACAGGCGGTTTCACTCTGGCAGTGGTTTATCGACGAGAGCTTAAAGGCATTTAAACAGACGTACGCACTACTCAACGTCTCGTTCGATCACTACCTCGGTGAAAGTTTCTACAACGATAAGATGGACGCCGTGGTCGAGGAACTCATCGCAGCCAAGCTGTTGGTCGAGGACGCCGGCGCAGAAGTGGTCGATTTGTCCGCGTACGACATGCCACCGTGTATCATCAAGAAGTCGGACGGCACTTCTATCTACGCTACGCGCGATCTAGCCGCGGCAGCATACCGTCACGACAAGCTTGGGGCAGATACACTCATCTACGTCGTGGGCGGAGAGCAGAGACTGCACTTCCAACAGCTGTTCAAAGTCCTCGAATTGATGGGCAAACCGTACGCCAACCGCGCACAGCACGTCAGCTTCGGCATGATGAAGTTCAACGGGGCGCGCCTGTCCACCCGGCGGGGACACGTCGTGTACCTCGAGGATGTGTTGGCCAAGGCGATCGACGAGGCGCAGAAGATCATCGAGGAGAAAAATCCAAACCTCGCAAATAAGGATGCCGTGGCGACGAGCGTCGGCGTCGGCGCGGTCGTGTTCAACGACCTCAAGACCTATCGGATTCACGACGTCGACTTCCGCTACGAAGACGTCTTGAACTTCGACGGCGAAACGGGCCCTTACGTGCAGTACACGCACGCTCGCGCTTGCAGCGTCCTGCGCAAGTCGAATGAAGGCGAAGAAACCATGCGCCTGGATATGAACGCACTGGGCGGCGACGATGAGGGCGCGAACGCACTCAACGACAGCGAATGGGCGCTTGTCCTCCAACTGGCTCAGGCGAATGAGGCGCTCAACCGAGCCGTCGACGAGTACGATCCGTCCGTGATGGCTCGCTACACGCTGCAATTGTGCCATGCGTTCAACCGGTTCTACCACCACAACCCCATCCTGCAGTCCGAATCCGTACAGCGGACTCGTCGCCTCGCGATGACGCTTGCCACCCGCAATGTGCTCGCGCGCGCGCTGTATCTCATCGGGATGGACGCACCGAACGAAATGTAA
- a CDS encoding peptidoglycan DD-metalloendopeptidase family protein, translated as MKWKAALQGVKGALATARQEVKAKQILNRPSHLTSSISPSRSRMFIAGTAAIVVLGSTATLVATQVAHTSSWLQVYRSGQYVGLVPNQSNVTLGMERIADGYGIQFQTTSVHENIPSTYNWHETASFPTQAVVIQLDDKPLVYTTSKPAAQKVLNDVKQALAPKVKGASHVTSQFVGHVTVAAVTVGIQNILQADDATRLLLHPVSSQIAGRSSSPAAMLLKSSDESRQNPLQPLLTVQSVATVTKTVSVPYHVTYVDDDALAKGDEKVVAAGHNGNEQDAVRETLENGKVIKSQVISRHTVEQPVNEVVHRGTNSGVASGEWVWPTVGTTITSPFGERSLNGGEFHPGVDIGVPIGTPVYATNNGTVISAGWNSGGYGNWVEIDNGGGITTVFGHMSRVVAQSGQTVSKGELIGYSGDTGEATGPHLHYEVRRNGTPVNPMPYT; from the coding sequence GTGAAATGGAAAGCGGCCCTGCAAGGCGTCAAAGGCGCACTTGCTACCGCTCGCCAGGAAGTAAAGGCGAAGCAAATACTAAATAGACCATCGCATCTCACGAGTTCAATCTCTCCTTCGCGCTCCCGAATGTTCATCGCCGGCACAGCCGCCATTGTCGTTCTAGGCAGTACAGCTACCCTCGTCGCGACACAGGTGGCACATACAAGTTCCTGGTTGCAGGTGTATCGAAGCGGGCAATATGTGGGGTTGGTACCTAATCAGTCAAACGTAACCCTTGGTATGGAACGAATTGCGGACGGGTACGGAATACAGTTCCAGACGACATCTGTTCACGAGAACATCCCTTCAACCTACAACTGGCATGAAACTGCATCGTTTCCGACCCAGGCGGTGGTCATTCAGTTGGACGACAAGCCATTAGTCTACACGACGTCGAAGCCTGCCGCTCAAAAGGTTTTAAACGACGTGAAGCAGGCACTCGCTCCCAAAGTGAAGGGGGCCTCCCACGTGACGTCACAGTTCGTGGGGCACGTCACGGTAGCGGCGGTGACCGTGGGAATCCAAAATATTTTACAGGCGGACGACGCCACGCGGCTTCTGTTACACCCGGTCAGCAGTCAGATTGCAGGGCGCTCTTCTTCACCAGCCGCTATGTTGCTAAAAAGCAGCGATGAATCACGGCAGAATCCGCTTCAGCCACTGCTGACGGTGCAGTCAGTAGCGACGGTGACGAAGACTGTTTCGGTGCCCTATCACGTGACATACGTGGATGATGACGCACTGGCCAAAGGTGACGAGAAGGTTGTCGCTGCTGGGCACAATGGAAATGAGCAAGATGCGGTACGAGAGACCCTCGAAAATGGCAAGGTGATCAAGTCGCAGGTCATCTCACGGCACACGGTCGAGCAGCCTGTCAACGAGGTCGTGCACCGTGGAACGAACAGCGGTGTTGCGAGCGGAGAATGGGTGTGGCCGACGGTCGGTACCACCATCACGTCTCCATTTGGCGAGCGTAGCTTAAATGGCGGAGAGTTTCACCCAGGTGTCGACATTGGCGTGCCGATTGGGACACCCGTGTACGCTACCAATAACGGTACAGTGATTTCAGCAGGTTGGAACTCTGGTGGATACGGGAACTGGGTGGAAATCGATAATGGCGGCGGTATCACGACGGTGTTCGGTCACATGTCGCGCGTCGTAGCGCAAAGTGGACAGACGGTGAGCAAAGGTGAACTAATCGGGTATTCCGGAGATACGGGCGAGGCGACTGGTCCGCATCTGCACTACGAAGTTCGCCGCAACGGGACGCCGGTCAATCCTATGCCGTATACGTAA